A window of Myxococcales bacterium contains these coding sequences:
- a CDS encoding serine/threonine protein kinase, whose protein sequence is MAVINAGDVIAGKYRVERVLGEGGMGFVVAATHLTLETKVAIKFIREGVLGTREASVRFLREAKAAVQLKNPHVAAVYDVGTLESGEPFMVMEYLEGCDLSDLFKQRGALPPSEACEYVVQACDALGEAHALGIVHRDVKLGNLFLTRGAAGVPLIKVLDFGLSKASPFGGGETGVTMSAAVLGSPRFMSPEQLQDPRTVDGRSDIWSLGIILYTLIAGRPAFDADTVGKLFAKVMGEEPAPLQSLVPGIDPGLVAIIQRCLVKKPEQRISNVAELANALAPFCVNPGHAHATAAKLAAVLASSKVADVAALAPGSARAYTSNPPQSNRSTSMDLGGPWAGSTPAAAPAKEGLSRVGLGVAAAIAVVGVAIGAFYISRSGVPTGRAEVVAASGEPTPVPPPQAPPASPTIIVVAGSAQPAAPKASPPVAPAPKPEAAGKPQPAAAAPPPSAKPAAAAPKPKGQTPSDIPAVRD, encoded by the coding sequence ATGGCCGTCATCAACGCCGGAGACGTGATCGCCGGCAAGTACCGCGTCGAGCGAGTGCTTGGTGAAGGAGGCATGGGCTTCGTCGTAGCGGCCACGCACCTCACCCTCGAGACGAAGGTCGCCATCAAGTTCATTCGGGAGGGCGTGCTCGGCACACGCGAGGCGAGCGTTCGATTCTTGCGGGAGGCGAAGGCCGCCGTTCAGCTCAAGAACCCGCACGTGGCCGCCGTGTACGACGTGGGCACGCTCGAGTCGGGCGAGCCGTTCATGGTGATGGAGTACCTCGAGGGGTGCGACCTGTCCGACCTCTTCAAGCAGCGGGGAGCGTTGCCGCCCTCCGAAGCCTGCGAGTACGTGGTGCAGGCCTGCGACGCGCTCGGCGAGGCGCACGCGCTCGGCATCGTGCACCGCGACGTGAAGCTCGGGAACCTGTTCCTCACGCGCGGGGCCGCCGGCGTCCCGCTCATCAAGGTGCTCGACTTCGGCCTCTCCAAGGCGAGCCCTTTCGGCGGCGGCGAGACGGGCGTCACCATGTCGGCCGCGGTGCTCGGGTCACCGCGCTTCATGTCCCCCGAGCAGCTCCAAGACCCGCGCACGGTCGACGGTCGCAGCGACATCTGGTCTCTGGGGATCATTCTCTACACGCTCATCGCGGGCCGCCCGGCCTTCGACGCCGACACCGTGGGCAAGCTCTTCGCGAAGGTCATGGGCGAGGAGCCCGCGCCGCTCCAGTCGCTCGTCCCCGGGATCGATCCGGGCCTCGTCGCGATCATCCAGCGTTGCCTCGTGAAGAAACCCGAGCAGCGCATCTCGAACGTCGCCGAGCTCGCGAACGCGCTCGCCCCTTTCTGCGTGAACCCGGGTCACGCGCACGCCACCGCCGCCAAGCTCGCCGCGGTGCTCGCCTCGTCGAAGGTGGCCGACGTGGCGGCCCTCGCGCCGGGCTCGGCACGCGCGTACACCAGCAACCCGCCGCAGTCGAACCGCAGCACGTCGATGGACCTCGGCGGTCCGTGGGCGGGCTCGACACCGGCCGCCGCCCCCGCCAAAGAGGGTCTCTCACGCGTCGGCCTGGGTGTCGCGGCGGCGATCGCCGTGGTGGGCGTCGCGATCGGTGCATTCTACATCAGTCGCTCGGGGGTGCCGACGGGCCGCGCCGAGGTCGTCGCCGCGTCGGGAGAGCCCACGCCCGTGCCTCCTCCCCAGGCCCCTCCGGCGAGCCCCACCATCATCGTCGTCGCCGGCAGCGCGCAGCCCGCAGCTCCCAAAGCCTCTCCGCCCGTTGCGCCGGCGCCCAAGCCCGAAGCCGCAGGCAAACCTCAGCCCGCGGCCGCGGCGCCCCCCCCCTCCGCAAAGCCCGCTGCGGCGGCGCCCAAGCCGAAGGGCCAGACCCCGTCCGACATCCCCGCCGTCCGCGACTGA
- a CDS encoding tetratricopeptide repeat protein produces MPLPPPRSVRPLRAKAAFAALALVSISSVSSLSLAAPTAADKKAADALFKEGREHVDTGDYAVACAKFLASYKLDPLSSTLLNLADCHQRAGQTATAYDRFQEAVALAKKLGRADREKTARDRLEALEPKLTKVEVRLAEQDKSQATVTRDGAPLSREELAGPVRVDPGPHTFFVTAPGKKSFSTTVTATDEGKTYTVDVPALAAEGDEPEAPPKVGGKAPSKDTTSNESPGSGRKTVALIVGGAGLVIAGVGGYFGIRTFSKWSDSESRCDASGCDREGIDLASDAKTSGFISTIGLAAGGAIFATGVILYLTAPGKTDKPARSTYLLPSGGPGSLGLVTGGTF; encoded by the coding sequence ATGCCCCTGCCCCCTCCTCGTTCGGTAAGGCCGCTGCGAGCCAAAGCCGCCTTCGCGGCGCTCGCGCTCGTCTCGATCTCGTCCGTCTCCTCGCTCTCCCTCGCGGCTCCGACCGCCGCCGACAAAAAAGCGGCCGACGCGCTCTTCAAGGAGGGACGCGAGCACGTCGACACGGGCGACTACGCCGTGGCGTGCGCGAAATTCCTTGCAAGCTACAAGCTCGATCCTCTGTCGAGCACGCTGCTGAACCTCGCCGATTGCCACCAGCGCGCAGGCCAGACGGCCACGGCCTACGACCGCTTCCAAGAGGCCGTAGCGCTCGCCAAGAAGCTCGGGCGCGCCGACCGTGAGAAGACCGCGCGTGACCGCCTCGAGGCCCTCGAGCCGAAGCTCACGAAGGTCGAGGTGCGCCTCGCCGAGCAAGACAAGTCGCAAGCCACGGTCACCCGAGACGGCGCCCCCCTCTCCCGCGAGGAGCTCGCGGGCCCCGTGCGCGTCGACCCAGGGCCGCACACGTTCTTCGTCACGGCGCCCGGAAAGAAGTCGTTCTCCACGACCGTGACCGCTACGGACGAGGGCAAGACCTACACCGTCGACGTGCCCGCCCTCGCGGCCGAAGGCGACGAGCCCGAGGCACCCCCGAAGGTCGGAGGAAAGGCCCCGTCGAAGGACACGACCTCGAACGAGAGCCCCGGCTCGGGGCGAAAGACCGTCGCGCTCATCGTGGGGGGTGCGGGGCTCGTCATCGCCGGTGTGGGCGGCTACTTCGGCATCCGCACGTTCTCGAAGTGGAGCGACTCGGAGTCGCGCTGCGACGCCTCCGGCTGCGACCGTGAGGGCATCGATCTCGCCAGCGACGCGAAGACGTCGGGCTTCATCTCCACCATCGGCCTCGCGGCCGGAGGTGCGATCTTCGCGACGGGTGTCATCCTGTACCTCACGGCCCCCGGCAAGACCGACAAACCCGCGAGGTCGACCTACCTCCTCCCGTCCGGTGGTCCCGGGAGCCTCGGGCTCGTCACTGGAGGCACGTTCTGA